The Opitutus sp. DNA window TTATCGGCTTCGCGCTACTGGGCGTCGGCCTCGTGCTCCAATCCTGGTGGGGCCTCGTCGGCCTGATTCCAATCCTGACCGCCGTGGTGCGGATTTGTCCCGCCTACATTCCCTTCGGAATCAAAACCGGCTCCTGCTCTTGCTCGTGCTCCAGCTCGGGCGAAAAACCCTGCGAGACGCCCAAAAAGTAATCACCACGCCCCTGCTTCATCCGCCACTCCCGGTACTCACCCCGTTCAAGTTAACACCCATTCGCGTTCACGATGGGCATCGCAAAATCGATTCCTAGCGTGTGGACACATTCGAACAGCACACCCCTG harbors:
- a CDS encoding DUF2892 domain-containing protein; the protein is MKTNIGSVDRIIRLVIGFALLGVGLVLQSWWGLVGLIPILTAVVRICPAYIPFGIKTGSCSCSCSSSGEKPCETPKK